The Nitratidesulfovibrio sp. genome includes a region encoding these proteins:
- a CDS encoding glycosyltransferase family 1 protein: protein MRTFLFVPPLPRMTGGLAVLYRMAAHLHAAGYPVFLVPREGGAPGLDPDSPPAPIMGWDEAVAAPTPRDVWLVPEGWVNALAPGLRAGARCVVYVQNWAYLLSSLPPGVAWPQLDVSFLAVSDPVAWYTREVTGREAPVLRPGIDLEVFHPAWAQGGDGGEQSNGGAVPDGPAPGPVRIAWMPRKNRALAQQVRELLTARLALSASRGERAVEVEWREIHGRTHAEVADLLRTSQVFLATGFPEGCPLPPLEALASGCLLVGFAGFGGWDYMRQALPGGVTPWWTGGGPEADPAGGGMDLPPNGYFAADADVVAAGLALERAVRLAATGGPELAALRRAGLATARACSLERQRATVLALWERVAKGELFPAARS from the coding sequence ATGCGTACCTTTCTGTTCGTTCCGCCGCTGCCCCGCATGACCGGGGGCCTTGCCGTGCTGTACCGCATGGCCGCGCACCTGCATGCCGCCGGGTACCCGGTGTTTCTCGTCCCCCGCGAAGGGGGGGCGCCCGGGCTCGATCCGGACAGCCCGCCCGCGCCAATAATGGGTTGGGACGAGGCCGTCGCCGCGCCGACCCCGCGCGACGTGTGGCTGGTGCCGGAAGGCTGGGTCAACGCGCTGGCTCCTGGCCTGCGCGCGGGCGCGCGGTGCGTGGTGTACGTGCAGAACTGGGCGTACCTGCTGTCTTCGTTGCCGCCGGGCGTGGCCTGGCCGCAACTTGACGTGTCGTTCCTGGCCGTGTCCGACCCGGTGGCCTGGTACACCCGCGAGGTGACCGGGCGCGAAGCCCCGGTGCTGCGCCCCGGCATCGACCTTGAAGTGTTCCACCCGGCCTGGGCGCAGGGTGGGGATGGCGGGGAACAATCGAACGGGGGCGCCGTTCCCGACGGACCCGCGCCGGGGCCGGTGCGCATTGCTTGGATGCCGCGCAAGAACCGCGCGCTGGCCCAGCAGGTGCGCGAGTTGCTGACCGCCCGGCTGGCCCTGTCCGCCTCGCGCGGGGAGCGGGCCGTGGAGGTGGAGTGGCGCGAGATTCATGGCCGCACCCATGCCGAAGTGGCGGATCTGCTGCGCACGTCGCAGGTGTTTCTGGCCACGGGGTTTCCCGAAGGCTGCCCGCTGCCCCCGCTGGAGGCGCTGGCCAGCGGCTGCCTGCTGGTGGGCTTTGCCGGATTTGGCGGGTGGGACTACATGCGCCAGGCCCTGCCCGGCGGGGTGACCCCGTGGTGGACGGGGGGCGGCCCCGAAGCGGACCCGGCTGGCGGGGGCATGGACCTGCCGCCCAACGGCTACTTTGCCGCCGACGCCGACGTGGTGGCCGCCGGGCTGGCCCTGGAACGGGCCGTACGTCTTGCGGCCACGGGCGGGCCGGAACTGGCCGCGCTGCGCCGGGCGGGACTTGCCACGGCGCGGGCCTGTTCGCTGGAGCGCCAGCGTGCAACGGTGCTGGCGCTGTGGGAGCGGGTGGCGAAGGGGGAATTGTTTCCCGCCGCGCGCAGCTAG
- a CDS encoding DUF309 domain-containing protein: MDDASQRDGDRLPERDVPNGGPPDSEMPGGHTPDSRTGDEIRRFDRALALFDAGAWFTCHEVLEHLWLDETRPERDVYKGILQIAVGLLHEENGNRAGALRLLERGAGHLVPFLPAGFGVDLAVLRDEALRLRAVLAALPPGQRLDAARWKELLPRVSRTV; the protein is encoded by the coding sequence ATGGACGATGCATCGCAACGGGACGGTGACCGCCTCCCGGAACGTGACGTGCCGAATGGCGGCCCGCCGGATAGCGAAATGCCGGGCGGCCATACTCCGGATAGCCGTACGGGGGACGAAATCCGCCGCTTCGACCGGGCGCTGGCCCTGTTCGATGCCGGGGCGTGGTTCACCTGTCATGAGGTGCTGGAGCATCTGTGGCTGGACGAAACCCGGCCCGAGCGCGATGTGTACAAGGGCATCCTGCAAATTGCCGTGGGCCTGCTGCACGAGGAAAACGGCAACCGCGCCGGGGCGTTGCGCCTGCTGGAACGCGGCGCCGGACATCTGGTCCCGTTCCTGCCCGCAGGGTTCGGGGTTGATCTGGCGGTCCTGCGGGACGAGGCCCTGCGCCTGCGCGCGGTGCTGGCCGCGTTGCCCCCCGGCCAGCGGCTGGACGCGGCGCGCTGGAAGGAACTGCTGCCGCGCGTTTCGCGGACGGTTTAA
- a CDS encoding TatD family hydrolase, whose protein sequence is MSKKKPERPAPESLGLPCTGVESHAHLDGSEFDADREAVLDRARAAGVAQFGNVFLGPEKWAANRHLFAQRPEVFFLLGIHPCEAQACDDAALAAMRAAFAQDDRLRAVGEIGLDFYWDDCPPDIQRAAFRAQLAMAREVERPVVIHSRDAFDDTLRVLEEEGFSGYPLLWHCFGGDAAQAARIVAHGWHVSLPGPVSYPANEPLREAARALPLDRLVLETDSPYLSPVPYRGKRNEPAYMVFTAQAVAQARGMDVAELWTVAGDNARRFFGV, encoded by the coding sequence ATGTCCAAGAAGAAACCGGAACGCCCCGCGCCGGAAAGCCTGGGGTTGCCCTGTACCGGCGTGGAATCGCACGCCCACCTTGATGGCAGCGAGTTCGACGCTGACCGCGAGGCCGTATTGGACCGCGCCCGCGCCGCCGGGGTAGCGCAGTTCGGCAACGTGTTCCTTGGCCCGGAGAAATGGGCGGCCAACCGCCACCTGTTCGCGCAGCGGCCCGAGGTGTTCTTTCTGCTCGGCATCCACCCCTGCGAGGCGCAGGCCTGCGACGACGCGGCCCTTGCCGCCATGCGCGCGGCATTCGCACAGGACGACCGCCTGCGCGCCGTGGGCGAGATTGGCCTGGATTTCTACTGGGACGACTGCCCGCCCGACATCCAGCGCGCGGCCTTTCGCGCCCAGCTGGCCATGGCCCGTGAGGTGGAGCGCCCGGTGGTGATCCACTCGCGCGACGCCTTCGACGACACCTTGCGGGTGCTGGAGGAGGAAGGCTTTTCCGGCTACCCGCTGCTGTGGCACTGCTTTGGGGGCGATGCGGCGCAGGCCGCGCGCATCGTGGCGCACGGCTGGCACGTCTCGTTGCCCGGCCCGGTCAGCTACCCGGCCAACGAACCCCTGCGCGAGGCAGCGCGCGCGCTGCCGCTGGATCGGCTGGTGCTGGAAACCGACAGCCCGTACCTGTCGCCCGTGCCCTATCGCGGCAAGCGCAACGAACCCGCGTACATGGTGTTCACCGCGCAGGCCGTGGCCCAGGCGCGGGGCATGGACGTGGCCGAACTGTGGACGGTGGCCGGGGACAACGCGCGGCGGTTTTTCGGGGTGTAG
- a CDS encoding ArsA-related P-loop ATPase, which translates to MKLAFAGKGGAGKTTLAAWTADYLARHGHDVWMIDADTALSLGRASGLARDGLPVPLVERHDLIMQRIGTGMISLTPEVGDLPEALAVDVPLGGDAAPGIAPGRKRLLVMGSVAGAGGGCACEANALLKALLAHLVHDRREWVLVDLEAGVEHLGRGTVAAVDGLAVVSEPGLRSLETAADIARLAHGLGLHQQVLALNRLAGPCAACAEDEYLPQLPQLPDSPELVGLPETRVGVPALPGLAARMLDNACVTGLPEHALVDRFIARLLEGFGHPAEATA; encoded by the coding sequence ATGAAATTGGCATTTGCGGGCAAAGGCGGCGCGGGCAAGACCACGCTGGCAGCCTGGACGGCGGACTATCTGGCCCGGCACGGGCACGACGTGTGGATGATCGACGCGGACACGGCCCTGTCATTAGGAAGGGCCTCCGGTCTTGCGCGCGACGGCCTGCCGGTGCCGCTGGTGGAGCGGCACGACCTGATCATGCAGCGCATCGGCACGGGCATGATCAGCCTGACGCCCGAAGTGGGCGACCTGCCCGAGGCGCTGGCGGTGGACGTTCCCCTTGGGGGGGATGCGGCACCCGGCATTGCGCCAGGGCGCAAGCGGCTGCTGGTCATGGGGTCGGTTGCCGGGGCCGGGGGCGGCTGCGCCTGCGAGGCCAACGCCCTGCTGAAGGCGCTGCTGGCCCATCTGGTGCACGACCGGCGCGAATGGGTACTGGTGGACCTGGAGGCCGGGGTGGAACACCTTGGCCGGGGCACCGTGGCGGCAGTGGACGGCCTGGCGGTGGTCAGCGAGCCGGGGCTGCGCAGCCTGGAAACGGCGGCGGACATCGCCCGTCTGGCGCACGGCCTTGGCCTGCACCAGCAGGTGCTGGCCCTGAACCGGCTTGCCGGACCGTGCGCCGCCTGCGCCGAGGACGAGTACCTGCCCCAGCTACCCCAATTGCCCGACAGCCCGGAACTGGTCGGCCTGCCCGAAACGCGGGTGGGCGTGCCCGCCCTGCCCGGCCTTGCGGCGCGCATGCTGGACAACGCCTGCGTCACCGGCCTGCCGGAACACGCGCTGGTGGACCGGTTCATCGCGCGGCTGCTGGAAGGGTTCGGACATCCGGCGGAGGCCACGGCCTGA
- the cooS gene encoding anaerobic carbon-monoxide dehydrogenase catalytic subunit, whose amino-acid sequence MNSETPYTEHTLWEDARQMLRKAEAENIPTAWDRMREQTPHCKFCELGTTCRNCVMGPCRIANRKDGKMRYGVCGADADVIVARNFGRFIAGGAAGHSDHGRDLIETLEAVVEGHAPGYTIRDEAKLRRIAAELGVADTDTRPTLDVARDLVDVCYADFGSRRTELAFLKRAPKVRRELWERLGMTPRGIDREIAEMMHRTHMGCDNDPASLLTHAARTALADGWGGSMIGTELSDILFGTPMPRQSTVNLGVLREDAVNILVHGHNPVVSEMILAAAREPAMQQAARDAGAAALNVAGLCCTGNELLMRQGIPMAGNHLMTELAIVTGAADAIVADYQCIMPSLVRIAACYHTRFVTTSPKGRFTGATHIEVHPHNAQEKCREIVRLAIEAFTKRDPARVSIPVQPVPITTGFSNEAILAALGGTPAPLLDAVKAGQIRGFVGIVGCNNPKIKQDSGNVGLAKELIRRDIMVLATGCVTTAAGKAGLLMPEAADMAGPGLSAVCKALGVPPVLHMGSCVDNSRILQLCGLLADELGVDISDLPVGASSPEWYSEKAAAIGLYAVASGIPTHLGLPPNILGSDVVTGLAVDGLNGLVGAAFMVEADPVKAADLLEAHIVERRQKLGLSA is encoded by the coding sequence ATGAATTCCGAGACCCCCTACACCGAGCACACCCTGTGGGAAGACGCGCGGCAGATGCTGCGCAAGGCCGAAGCCGAAAACATTCCCACCGCGTGGGACCGCATGCGCGAGCAGACGCCCCACTGTAAGTTCTGCGAACTGGGCACCACCTGCCGCAACTGCGTCATGGGTCCCTGCCGCATAGCCAACCGCAAGGACGGCAAGATGCGCTACGGCGTGTGCGGTGCCGACGCCGACGTCATCGTGGCCCGCAACTTCGGCCGGTTCATCGCGGGCGGCGCCGCCGGGCACTCCGACCACGGCCGCGACCTGATCGAGACGCTGGAGGCCGTGGTGGAAGGCCACGCCCCCGGCTACACCATCCGCGACGAGGCCAAGCTGCGCCGCATCGCCGCCGAACTGGGCGTGGCCGACACAGACACTCGCCCCACCCTGGACGTGGCCCGCGACCTTGTGGACGTGTGCTACGCCGACTTCGGCAGCCGCCGCACCGAACTGGCCTTTCTGAAGCGCGCCCCCAAGGTCCGCCGCGAATTGTGGGAACGCCTGGGCATGACCCCGCGCGGCATTGACCGCGAAATCGCCGAAATGATGCACCGCACCCACATGGGCTGCGACAACGACCCCGCCAGCCTGCTGACCCACGCTGCGCGCACCGCGCTGGCCGATGGCTGGGGCGGATCCATGATCGGCACGGAACTGTCGGACATCCTGTTCGGCACGCCCATGCCCCGCCAGTCCACCGTGAACCTGGGCGTGCTGCGCGAAGACGCCGTGAACATCCTTGTGCACGGCCACAACCCCGTGGTGTCGGAAATGATCCTGGCCGCCGCACGCGAACCCGCCATGCAGCAGGCCGCCCGCGATGCCGGGGCCGCCGCGCTCAACGTGGCCGGGCTGTGCTGCACCGGCAACGAACTGCTGATGCGCCAGGGCATTCCCATGGCGGGCAACCACCTGATGACGGAACTGGCCATCGTGACCGGCGCGGCGGACGCCATCGTGGCCGACTACCAGTGTATCATGCCCAGCCTTGTGCGCATTGCCGCCTGCTACCACACCCGCTTCGTGACCACCTCGCCCAAGGGGCGGTTCACCGGGGCCACGCACATCGAGGTGCACCCCCACAATGCCCAGGAAAAGTGCCGCGAAATCGTGCGGCTGGCCATCGAGGCCTTCACGAAGCGCGACCCCGCGCGGGTGAGCATTCCCGTACAGCCGGTACCCATCACCACCGGGTTCTCCAACGAGGCCATCCTGGCCGCGCTGGGCGGCACCCCGGCCCCGCTGCTGGACGCCGTGAAGGCCGGGCAGATTCGCGGGTTCGTGGGCATCGTGGGCTGCAACAACCCCAAGATCAAACAGGATTCCGGCAACGTGGGCCTGGCCAAGGAACTCATCCGCCGCGACATCATGGTGCTGGCCACCGGCTGCGTGACCACGGCGGCAGGCAAGGCCGGGCTGCTCATGCCAGAGGCCGCCGACATGGCCGGGCCGGGCCTTTCCGCCGTGTGCAAGGCGCTCGGCGTGCCGCCCGTGCTGCACATGGGCAGCTGCGTGGACAACTCGCGCATCCTGCAACTGTGCGGGCTGCTGGCCGATGAACTGGGCGTGGACATCAGCGACCTGCCCGTGGGGGCGTCGTCGCCGGAATGGTATTCGGAAAAGGCGGCGGCCATCGGCCTGTACGCCGTGGCCAGCGGCATTCCCACCCACCTCGGCCTGCCGCCCAACATCCTGGGCAGCGACGTGGTGACCGGCTTGGCCGTTGACGGCCTGAACGGGTTGGTGGGCGCGGCGTTCATGGTGGAGGCCGACCCGGTGAAGGCGGCGGACCTGCTGGAAGCGCATATCGTGGAGCGGCGCCAAAAGCTGGGATTGTCCGCGTAG